In Gossypium arboreum isolate Shixiya-1 chromosome 6, ASM2569848v2, whole genome shotgun sequence, the following are encoded in one genomic region:
- the LOC108464956 gene encoding uncharacterized protein LOC108464956, whose protein sequence is MEIQTASSSAAMNNDPKRLHKCRNICFATMGGLIFIIILIVILALTVFKPKNPVVTVDSVTLADLKFYLDTTKFQVLFNVSLDVDLSIKNSNKVGFKYADSTAEMNYRGLKVGEVPIPAGKISADKTAPMNLTVTVMADRFISDSNFFADVSGGELPLETICEISGKINILNLFKFHVVSTTSCDIIVFLSNSSVGDQNCNYNYKV, encoded by the coding sequence ATGGAAATACAGACTGCAAGCAGTTCAGCAGCCATGAATAATGACCCCAAGCGTCTCCATAAATGCAGAAACATCTGTTTTGCAACCATGGGTGGGTTAATATTTATCATAATCCTCATTGTAATCTTAGCTTTAACCGTTTTCAAGCCCAAAAACCCCGTAGTAACAGTCGACTCAGTCACCTTAGCCGACCTGAAGTTTTACCTAGATACGACAAAGTTCCAAGTGTTGTTCAACGTTAGCCTGGACGTGGATCTCTCCATCAAGAACTCCAACAAAGTGGGGTTCAAGTATGCTGACTCGACCGCTGAGATGAACTACAGGGGCCTGAAAGTAGGCGAGGTTCCAATTCCAGCCGGTAAGATTTCTGCAGATAAAACGGCTCCGATGAACTTGACGGTAACAGTCATGGCGGATCGATTCATCTCAGACTCAAACTTTTTCGCTGATGTTTCGGGTGGTGAACTGCCTTTGGAGACAATTTGTGAGATTTCAGGCAAGATTAATATCTTGAATCTGTTTAAGTTTCATGTTGTTTCTACAACTTCATGCGACATCATTGTCTTTTTGTCTAATTCAAGTGTTGGAGACCAAAACTGCAACTATAACTATAAGGTGtaa